A stretch of Geomonas oryzisoli DNA encodes these proteins:
- a CDS encoding aminotransferase class I/II-fold pyridoxal phosphate-dependent enzyme gives MNPLAAELNESLAQHSPHVLEMLSDLGKNLFFPKGILTQSAEAKEKAHKYNATIGIATENGGPMYLSCIQDKLSSFDPKDIYPYAPPAGKPELRALWREKMLRENPSQVGKHFSSPIVTNALTHGLSIVADMFVDKGDHLILPDMLWGNYNLTFGTCSGAIVKKYPTFTANGGFDVDAFKATLQNSAEEKGKVIVLLNFPNNPSGYTPTVAEGDALVAAIKEVAEGGCNVVAITDDAYFGLFYEDSLKESLFGKLANLHPRILAVKLDGATKEEFVWGFRTGFVTFADGHDYENAPVMNALEKKAMGIIRARISNCPHPSQTFVIEALRSPEFLKQKEEKFQIMKGRALKTKEVLNSGKYDAAWDYYPFNSGYFMCLKLKTVDAEKLRLHLLDKYGVGAISTTKTDLRIAFSCIAEQDIPELFDLIYKGVQDLA, from the coding sequence ATGAATCCATTAGCCGCGGAGTTAAACGAGTCTCTGGCCCAGCACAGCCCCCATGTCCTGGAGATGCTGTCTGATCTCGGCAAGAACCTCTTCTTCCCCAAGGGAATCCTTACCCAGTCGGCTGAAGCCAAGGAAAAAGCCCACAAGTACAACGCCACCATCGGCATCGCCACTGAGAACGGCGGCCCGATGTACCTCTCCTGCATCCAGGACAAGCTCTCCTCCTTCGATCCGAAGGATATCTACCCGTATGCACCGCCGGCAGGCAAGCCGGAACTGCGCGCCCTGTGGCGCGAGAAGATGCTGCGCGAGAACCCGAGCCAGGTCGGTAAGCACTTCAGCAGCCCCATCGTCACCAACGCGCTCACCCACGGCCTCTCCATCGTTGCCGACATGTTCGTCGACAAGGGCGACCACCTGATCCTTCCGGACATGCTCTGGGGCAACTACAACCTCACCTTCGGCACCTGCAGCGGCGCCATCGTGAAGAAGTACCCGACCTTCACCGCCAACGGCGGCTTCGACGTGGACGCTTTCAAGGCCACCCTGCAGAACTCCGCCGAGGAGAAGGGCAAGGTCATCGTGCTCCTGAACTTCCCGAACAACCCGAGCGGCTATACCCCGACCGTCGCCGAGGGCGACGCGCTCGTCGCCGCCATCAAGGAAGTCGCCGAGGGTGGCTGCAACGTGGTCGCCATCACCGATGACGCCTACTTCGGCCTCTTCTACGAGGACAGCCTGAAGGAGTCCCTCTTCGGCAAGCTGGCCAACCTCCACCCGCGCATCCTTGCGGTCAAACTGGACGGCGCCACCAAGGAAGAGTTCGTCTGGGGCTTCCGCACCGGCTTCGTCACCTTCGCCGACGGCCACGATTACGAGAACGCGCCGGTGATGAACGCGCTCGAGAAGAAGGCCATGGGCATCATCCGCGCCCGTATCTCCAACTGCCCGCATCCGTCCCAGACCTTCGTCATCGAGGCGCTGCGTTCCCCCGAGTTCCTGAAGCAGAAGGAGGAGAAGTTCCAGATCATGAAGGGGCGCGCGCTGAAGACCAAGGAGGTCCTCAACAGCGGCAAGTATGACGCGGCCTGGGATTACTACCCGTTCAACTCCGGCTACTTCATGTGCCTCAAGCTGAAGACCGTCGATGCCGAGAAGCTGCGCCTGCATCTCTTGGACAAGTACGGCGTCGGTGCCATCTCCACCACCAAGACCGACCTCCGTATCGCCTTCTCCTGCATCGCCGAGCAGGACATCCCGGAGCTGTTCGACCTCATCTACAAGGGTGTGCAGGACCTGGCGTAA
- a CDS encoding cofactor-independent phosphoglycerate mutase, with the protein MKYVVLLGDGMSDQPVGALEGKTPLQAAKTPNMDFMAKRGTLGLAHTVPQGYAPGSDVANLSMFGYNPVDCYTGRSPLEAASMGVSLGPDDVAFRLNLVHLEARGGKLIMEDYSAGHISSADGRELVEELQRQLGNDEFSFHPGVSYRHLMVWHGGRTQIKMTPPHDISGQSVTEFMPSGEGADKLIYLMNASQMIFHNHPQYKRRAAAGEVPANSIWLWGHGKAPAMDTFGTRFGLTGAVISAVDLIKGIGVYAGLDIINVPGATGYLDTNFDGKAQAAIDALKTHDFVFVHVEAPDEASHSGKLADKIKAIELFDEKVVGAVLQGVKQFGDYRILCAPDHPTPIALMTHSSDPVPFVIYAGEEKEKVGVAGYDEASAAATGLKVEPGYKLMEMLLNR; encoded by the coding sequence ATGAAGTACGTTGTGTTGCTCGGTGACGGGATGTCGGACCAGCCGGTCGGGGCTTTGGAAGGGAAAACACCGCTGCAGGCGGCTAAGACGCCTAACATGGATTTCATGGCCAAGCGCGGCACGCTGGGCCTCGCCCATACGGTGCCGCAAGGCTACGCTCCGGGCTCGGACGTCGCCAATCTCTCCATGTTCGGCTACAACCCGGTCGACTGCTACACCGGCCGCTCGCCGCTGGAGGCTGCCAGCATGGGCGTGTCGCTGGGTCCCGACGACGTGGCCTTCCGCCTCAACCTGGTGCACCTGGAGGCCCGCGGCGGCAAACTGATCATGGAGGATTACTCCGCCGGCCACATCTCCAGCGCGGACGGCCGCGAACTGGTCGAGGAACTGCAGCGCCAGCTGGGTAACGACGAGTTCTCCTTCCACCCCGGCGTCAGCTACCGCCACCTCATGGTCTGGCACGGCGGCAGAACGCAGATCAAGATGACCCCGCCCCACGATATCTCCGGGCAGTCCGTCACTGAATTCATGCCCTCCGGCGAGGGCGCCGACAAGCTCATCTACCTGATGAACGCCTCGCAGATGATCTTCCACAACCACCCGCAGTACAAGCGCCGCGCCGCCGCAGGCGAGGTGCCGGCCAACTCCATCTGGCTGTGGGGACACGGCAAGGCCCCGGCCATGGACACCTTCGGCACGCGCTTCGGCCTCACCGGTGCCGTCATCTCGGCGGTCGACCTGATCAAGGGGATCGGCGTCTACGCCGGCCTCGACATCATCAACGTCCCCGGCGCCACCGGCTACCTCGATACCAACTTCGACGGCAAGGCCCAGGCCGCCATCGATGCGCTCAAGACGCACGATTTCGTATTCGTACATGTCGAGGCCCCGGACGAGGCATCCCACTCCGGTAAGCTCGCCGACAAGATCAAGGCCATCGAGCTCTTCGACGAGAAGGTGGTGGGGGCGGTGCTGCAGGGGGTGAAACAGTTCGGCGACTATCGCATCCTGTGCGCGCCCGACCATCCCACCCCGATCGCCCTGATGACCCACAGCTCGGATCCGGTTCCCTTCGTTATCTACGCCGGCGAGGAGAAGGAGAAGGTGGGCGTTGCCGGGTACGACGAGGCTTCTGCAGCTGCGACCGGGCTGAAGGTGGAACCAGGATACAAGCTGATGGAGATGCTGCTGAACCGCTAA
- the xerD gene encoding site-specific tyrosine recombinase XerD, whose protein sequence is MDRYLDLFLNYLVVEKGAAANTVAAYSRDLTRYLAYLGDREPNQVRPSDVTGYMGDLKGNGISPRSRARALSALRMLHRFLVREGYCEVNPTSIVEAPKGLQKLPNVLSSREVEALLASPLDTGAIELRDKAMLELLYATGLRVSELVGLKIGDVNIDAGYLMTIGKGDKERLIPMGESACQAVGEYLEQARQELLKQKSSSLLFLSRLGAGMTRQAFWNIIKKRALQAGVRSGISPHTLRHSFATHLLENGADLRSVQIMLGHADLSTTQIYTHVTRERLKRLHEKVHPRG, encoded by the coding sequence GTGGACCGCTACCTCGACCTGTTTCTGAATTACCTGGTGGTCGAGAAGGGGGCCGCCGCCAACACGGTGGCCGCCTACAGCCGGGATCTGACCCGTTACCTCGCGTACCTGGGGGATCGGGAGCCGAACCAGGTCCGGCCCAGCGACGTGACAGGATACATGGGGGATCTCAAAGGGAACGGGATCTCACCCAGGAGCCGCGCGCGAGCCCTTTCGGCGCTCAGGATGCTGCACCGCTTCCTGGTCCGGGAGGGGTACTGCGAGGTGAACCCGACGTCGATTGTGGAGGCACCCAAGGGGCTCCAGAAACTCCCGAACGTGCTCAGTTCGCGCGAGGTGGAGGCACTTTTGGCGTCGCCACTTGATACCGGCGCCATCGAACTGCGCGACAAGGCGATGCTGGAATTGCTTTATGCCACGGGGCTCAGGGTTTCCGAACTGGTGGGGCTGAAGATAGGCGACGTCAACATCGACGCCGGCTACCTGATGACCATCGGCAAGGGGGACAAGGAACGGCTGATTCCGATGGGGGAGAGCGCCTGCCAGGCGGTGGGGGAGTACCTGGAGCAGGCGCGCCAGGAGCTTTTGAAGCAGAAGAGTTCGTCGCTGCTCTTCCTGAGCCGACTGGGGGCGGGGATGACCCGGCAGGCCTTTTGGAACATCATCAAGAAGAGGGCGCTGCAGGCGGGAGTCAGGAGCGGCATTTCGCCGCACACGCTACGGCACTCGTTTGCGACGCACCTGTTGGAGAACGGCGCGGATTTGCGGAGCGTGCAGATCATGCTCGGGCATGCCGACCTCTCCACGACCCAGATCTACACCCACGTGACCCGGGAGCGGCTGAAGCGGCTGCACGAGAAGGTGCATCCGAGAGGATAA
- the glnD gene encoding [protein-PII] uridylyltransferase gives MRLNINAYLSEAMKGDGKSFEEKRGAYLAAAREFLEHFREESKRSHREGEDGISVVQSITAMTDALVTRLFTALSDDLQMHKSGQLALIAVGGYGRRELNPYSDLDLLFLYSGKDSKVVEEAANRLLYFLWDLRLDVGYSVRTIADCVDMAANDITVKTALLDARLLIGSDHLFGELKKVMVTQVLAKRSDAFINEKLEELRKRREKYGSSVYILEPNIKEGEGCLRDLHTAMWVAKIKYKVDEPRELVMKGVLSEEELGMYYSSLSYLWRIRNELHYLAGRKNDQLTFEAQTSIARFFGYEDKGKTLAVEQFMQDFYLHANRVEHFSSLLITKCSQREDSTRKILGYFTRRPVGDGFYVMKGELVVPDESVIAKDPVRLIKIFEHAQKQGVALALGTKTLIRNSLDLVNDKFRRSKEANASFINILQSEKKVYDTLQQMHHLGFLIRFIPEFERIYCKVQHDVYHIYTVDTHTLFAVEEIAKLWRGEHKDTLPLLTQLAMEIDKRWLLLLAVLFHDIGKGGGGGHAEVGAELTKTIARRMGLIKEDSERLQFLVRQHLLLAHIAQRRDLHDERMIIQFARQMEKSENLKMLYLLTYADIKAVGPEVWTEWKALLLQELYDKAFTVLERGDFKLEASGDRVRRVKRTVFDLLVDDYPGQLIKDELQALTTRHLLSYTPEVLSGHVRTLLEMPKKLLVLQLSHEVDRGYTNCTICTYDIPGLFSMITGVMAANGMNILGAQIHTNTNEKVLDILQVNSPQGFVITEESRWKRFETDLRQVLEGKVRVGQLVAKRNRPSILTEKAKPTVPARVEIDNEVSSDYTVIDIYAHDKVGLLYSITSTLTRLGLYIGVSKISTKVDQVADVFYVKNIFGQKISEPAKLEEIRTELLAAVDG, from the coding sequence ATGCGCCTCAACATAAACGCATACCTTTCCGAGGCGATGAAGGGGGACGGCAAGAGCTTCGAGGAGAAGCGCGGCGCCTACCTCGCCGCCGCGCGCGAATTCCTGGAGCACTTCCGCGAGGAGTCCAAGCGTTCGCACCGGGAAGGGGAGGACGGCATCTCCGTGGTGCAGTCCATCACGGCCATGACCGACGCCCTGGTGACGAGGCTTTTCACCGCGCTCTCGGACGACCTGCAGATGCACAAGAGCGGCCAGCTCGCCCTGATCGCCGTCGGCGGCTACGGGCGGCGCGAACTGAACCCGTATTCCGACCTGGACCTGTTGTTCCTGTACAGCGGCAAGGACTCCAAGGTGGTGGAGGAGGCGGCAAACCGTCTTCTGTATTTCCTGTGGGACCTGCGCCTGGACGTCGGCTATTCGGTACGCACCATCGCCGACTGCGTTGACATGGCGGCCAACGACATCACCGTCAAGACGGCGCTTTTGGACGCGCGCCTGCTCATCGGCAGCGACCACCTCTTCGGGGAGCTGAAGAAGGTGATGGTGACCCAGGTGCTCGCCAAGAGAAGCGATGCCTTCATCAACGAAAAGCTCGAGGAACTCAGGAAACGGCGCGAGAAATACGGCTCCAGCGTCTATATCCTGGAACCCAACATCAAGGAAGGTGAGGGGTGTCTGAGGGACCTGCACACCGCGATGTGGGTCGCCAAGATCAAGTACAAGGTGGACGAGCCGCGCGAACTGGTCATGAAGGGGGTCCTCTCCGAGGAGGAGCTCGGCATGTACTACAGCTCGCTCTCCTATCTCTGGCGCATCCGCAACGAGCTGCACTATCTGGCCGGCAGGAAGAACGACCAGCTCACCTTCGAGGCGCAGACTTCCATCGCCCGCTTCTTCGGCTACGAGGACAAGGGGAAGACCCTTGCCGTCGAGCAGTTCATGCAGGACTTCTACCTGCACGCCAACCGCGTCGAGCACTTCAGTTCTCTCCTTATCACCAAGTGCAGCCAGCGCGAGGACTCCACCCGCAAGATCCTGGGCTACTTCACCCGCCGCCCGGTGGGAGACGGTTTCTACGTCATGAAGGGTGAGCTGGTGGTCCCGGACGAGAGCGTGATCGCCAAGGATCCGGTGCGGCTCATCAAGATCTTCGAGCACGCCCAGAAGCAGGGGGTGGCACTCGCCCTGGGCACCAAGACCCTGATCCGCAACAGCCTGGACCTGGTCAACGACAAGTTCCGCCGCTCCAAGGAGGCCAACGCCTCCTTCATCAACATCCTGCAGTCCGAGAAGAAGGTCTACGACACCCTGCAGCAGATGCACCACCTGGGCTTTCTGATCCGCTTCATCCCGGAGTTCGAGCGCATCTACTGCAAGGTGCAGCACGACGTCTACCACATCTACACGGTCGACACCCACACCCTGTTCGCGGTCGAGGAGATCGCCAAGCTGTGGCGCGGCGAGCACAAGGACACCCTGCCGCTTCTGACCCAGCTCGCCATGGAGATCGACAAGCGCTGGCTGCTGCTCCTCGCCGTCCTGTTCCACGATATCGGCAAGGGAGGAGGGGGCGGACACGCCGAGGTGGGCGCCGAGCTGACCAAGACCATCGCCCGGCGCATGGGGCTCATCAAGGAAGATTCGGAACGGCTGCAGTTCCTGGTGCGCCAGCACCTGCTATTGGCCCACATAGCACAGCGCCGCGACCTGCACGACGAGCGGATGATCATCCAGTTCGCGCGTCAGATGGAGAAGAGCGAGAACCTGAAGATGCTCTATCTCCTAACCTACGCCGACATCAAGGCGGTGGGGCCGGAGGTGTGGACCGAGTGGAAGGCGCTCCTGCTCCAGGAGCTCTACGACAAAGCCTTCACCGTGCTGGAGCGCGGCGACTTCAAACTGGAGGCGTCCGGGGACCGGGTGCGCCGGGTCAAGCGGACCGTCTTCGATCTCTTGGTGGACGACTACCCGGGGCAGCTCATCAAGGACGAGTTGCAGGCCCTCACCACGAGACACCTGCTCTCCTATACGCCGGAGGTCCTCTCCGGGCACGTGCGCACGCTGCTCGAGATGCCGAAGAAGCTTTTGGTGCTGCAGTTGTCCCACGAAGTGGACCGGGGCTATACCAATTGCACCATCTGCACCTATGACATACCGGGACTGTTCTCCATGATCACCGGTGTGATGGCGGCCAACGGCATGAACATCCTGGGCGCGCAGATCCACACCAACACCAACGAGAAGGTGCTGGACATCCTGCAGGTGAACTCACCCCAGGGCTTCGTGATCACCGAGGAAAGCCGTTGGAAGCGTTTTGAGACCGACCTGAGGCAGGTGCTGGAAGGCAAGGTCCGGGTGGGGCAACTGGTGGCCAAGCGCAACCGTCCCAGCATCCTCACCGAGAAGGCGAAGCCGACCGTGCCGGCGCGGGTGGAGATCGACAACGAGGTCTCCTCCGACTACACCGTCATCGACATCTACGCCCACGACAAGGTGGGGCTTTTGTACTCAATCACGAGCACGCTCACCAGGCTCGGGCTCTACATCGGCGTGTCCAAGATCTCCACCAAGGTGGACCAGGTCGCCGACGTGTTCTACGTGAAGAACATCTTCGGGCAGAAGATCTCCGAGCCTGCCAAGCTCGAGGAGATCCGCACCGAACTGCTCGCTGCAGTGGACGGCTAG
- a CDS encoding chorismate mutase: protein MGIDDIRNEIDRLDSELLRIFNERASLALKIGEIKKGLDLPVYDPAREKRIFARMTSENQGPLDDQAIVRLFERVIDESRRLERIMTRGEH from the coding sequence ATGGGCATTGACGACATCAGGAACGAGATCGACCGGCTGGACAGCGAACTGCTGCGCATCTTCAACGAGCGCGCCTCCCTTGCCCTGAAGATCGGGGAGATCAAGAAGGGGCTCGACCTGCCGGTCTACGACCCGGCCCGCGAGAAGCGGATCTTCGCCCGGATGACGTCGGAGAACCAGGGCCCCCTGGACGACCAGGCCATCGTGCGTCTCTTCGAGAGGGTGATCGACGAATCGCGCCGCCTGGAGCGCATCATGACCCGCGGCGAACACTAA
- the nadB gene encoding L-aspartate oxidase has protein sequence MKEKTDFLVIGSGIAGLSFALQAAAHGKVAVVTKQDISESATNYAQGGIATVSSEEDTFDAHVQDTLVAGAGICHEDVVRMVVEEGPKVIRNLIDWGVQFTKSGDDYDLTREGGHSARRILHAEDITGREIERALVEAAKKHENITIYENHIAIDLVTESKVLKQKLEHNRCLGAHVLDNESGVVKTFAARITLLASGGAGKVYLYTCNPDVATGDGVAMAYRAGATIANMEFMQFHPTTLYHPNARSFLISEAVRGEGAVLKRRDGTAFMEKYHHLKDLAPRDIVARAIDNEMKTYGDDCVFLDIRHRGAEYITSRFPNIYQTCLDYGIDMTKEMLPVVPAAHYLCGGVQVDFNAETDIKHLYAIGEVAFTGLHGGNRLASNSLLEAAVYAGRAYEHAVQVLKDGQFSFPVIPEWDAGTATNSDEMVVVSQNWDEIRRFMWNYVGIVRSDKRLARAMRRIELIQDEIEEYYWNFIVTSDLIELRNIATVAQLIVACAQMRKESRGLNYNIDYPGVDDQNWKRDTHIKKKF, from the coding sequence ATGAAGGAGAAAACTGATTTTCTGGTGATCGGCAGCGGTATCGCGGGGCTTTCCTTCGCGCTGCAGGCTGCGGCCCACGGCAAGGTCGCAGTGGTCACCAAGCAGGATATTTCGGAGTCGGCCACGAACTACGCGCAGGGGGGGATCGCGACGGTCTCCTCGGAAGAGGACACCTTCGACGCGCACGTGCAGGACACCCTGGTCGCCGGCGCCGGTATCTGCCACGAGGACGTGGTGCGCATGGTGGTTGAGGAAGGCCCCAAGGTGATCCGCAACCTGATCGACTGGGGTGTGCAGTTCACCAAGAGCGGTGACGACTACGACCTGACCCGCGAGGGGGGGCACAGCGCGCGGCGCATCCTGCACGCCGAGGACATCACCGGCCGCGAGATCGAGCGCGCCCTGGTCGAGGCGGCGAAGAAACACGAGAACATCACCATCTACGAGAACCACATCGCCATCGACCTGGTGACCGAGTCGAAGGTGTTGAAGCAGAAGCTGGAGCACAACCGCTGCCTCGGCGCCCACGTGCTCGACAACGAGTCGGGCGTGGTGAAGACCTTCGCCGCGCGCATCACGCTCCTCGCCTCCGGCGGCGCCGGCAAGGTGTATCTCTACACCTGCAACCCGGACGTCGCCACCGGCGACGGCGTCGCCATGGCCTACCGCGCCGGGGCGACCATCGCCAACATGGAATTCATGCAGTTCCATCCGACCACGCTGTACCACCCAAACGCACGTTCCTTCCTGATCTCCGAGGCGGTGCGCGGCGAGGGTGCCGTTCTCAAGCGGCGCGACGGCACGGCCTTCATGGAGAAGTATCACCACCTGAAGGACCTGGCTCCGCGCGACATCGTGGCCCGCGCCATCGACAACGAGATGAAAACCTACGGCGACGACTGCGTCTTTTTGGACATCAGGCACCGCGGCGCCGAGTACATCACCTCCCGTTTCCCCAACATCTACCAGACCTGTCTCGACTACGGCATCGACATGACCAAGGAGATGCTCCCGGTGGTGCCGGCCGCGCACTACCTGTGCGGCGGGGTCCAGGTCGACTTCAACGCCGAGACCGACATCAAGCACCTTTACGCCATCGGCGAGGTCGCCTTCACCGGCCTGCACGGCGGCAACCGTCTGGCCAGCAACTCGCTGCTGGAGGCCGCGGTCTACGCCGGGCGCGCCTACGAGCATGCGGTGCAGGTCCTCAAAGACGGGCAGTTCTCGTTCCCGGTGATCCCCGAGTGGGATGCCGGCACCGCGACCAACTCCGACGAGATGGTGGTGGTGTCCCAGAACTGGGACGAGATCCGTCGCTTCATGTGGAACTACGTCGGCATCGTGAGAAGCGACAAGCGTCTCGCGCGCGCCATGCGCCGCATCGAGCTGATCCAGGACGAGATCGAGGAGTACTACTGGAACTTCATCGTCACCTCCGACCTCATCGAGCTCAGGAACATCGCCACGGTGGCCCAGTTGATCGTCGCCTGCGCGCAGATGCGCAAGGAATCGCGCGGGCTCAACTACAACATCGATTACCCGGGCGTCGACGACCAGAACTGGAAACGCGACACCCACATCAAGAAGAAATTCTGA
- a CDS encoding lytic transglycosylase domain-containing protein, whose translation MRFWSHRVYLAAILTVAAVSWCLPAPARADIYKYEDPDGTVHFTDAPTDNRFKIFMRDIKKDKRLRTAFKLSGYARNPAEFEPIISSCSREFGVDSSLVKAVIHAESGYNPSAVSPKGAQGLMQLMPKTAQGLKVNDSFNPSDNIRGGVRYLRFLLDTFKGNESLAVAAYNCGLNAVAKYGGIPPYPETQTYVSKVLSYRNSYR comes from the coding sequence ATGCGCTTTTGGTCACACCGAGTTTATCTGGCAGCCATCCTGACAGTTGCCGCGGTGTCGTGGTGCCTCCCGGCACCGGCTCGCGCCGACATATATAAATACGAGGATCCCGACGGGACTGTTCACTTCACCGATGCTCCCACCGACAACCGTTTCAAGATCTTCATGCGGGACATCAAGAAGGACAAGAGGCTGAGGACCGCCTTCAAACTTTCCGGCTATGCCCGCAACCCGGCCGAGTTCGAACCCATCATCAGTTCCTGTTCGCGCGAGTTCGGCGTCGACAGTTCCCTGGTGAAGGCGGTGATCCACGCCGAGAGCGGCTACAACCCCAGCGCGGTATCTCCCAAGGGAGCCCAGGGGTTGATGCAGCTCATGCCCAAGACCGCCCAGGGGCTCAAGGTGAACGATTCCTTCAACCCGTCGGACAACATCCGGGGCGGCGTGCGCTACCTGAGGTTCCTCCTCGATACGTTCAAGGGGAACGAATCCCTGGCGGTAGCCGCCTACAACTGCGGGCTCAACGCCGTCGCCAAGTACGGCGGCATCCCCCCCTACCCCGAAACCCAGACCTACGTGTCTAAGGTACTCAGTTACCGGAACAGCTACAGATAG
- the pgsA gene encoding CDP-diacylglycerol--glycerol-3-phosphate 3-phosphatidyltransferase produces the protein MPSTQAQIMNLPNILTMLRIAAIPLLCVLLLSPDREPGFWAAALFAAASVTDWLDGYLARKMGIVTVFGKFLDPIADKLIVMAALIMILPFDRVPAWMVLVILGREMIITGLRGIASTEGIVIAASNLGKFKTIFQLVAIIGLLLHYDYHWFFGIDHPLLIVNMHNVGMFYLWIATVITIWSGVDYLNKFVRVIAK, from the coding sequence ATGCCCTCCACCCAAGCCCAGATCATGAATCTCCCGAACATCCTGACCATGCTGCGCATAGCGGCCATCCCGCTTTTGTGCGTCCTTTTGCTGTCGCCCGATCGCGAGCCCGGCTTCTGGGCCGCCGCCCTGTTTGCCGCCGCCTCGGTGACCGACTGGCTGGACGGGTACCTCGCCAGGAAGATGGGCATCGTCACCGTGTTCGGCAAGTTCCTGGACCCGATCGCCGACAAACTGATCGTCATGGCCGCGCTGATCATGATCCTCCCCTTCGACCGGGTCCCGGCCTGGATGGTGCTGGTGATCCTCGGGCGCGAGATGATCATCACCGGTCTGCGCGGCATCGCCTCCACCGAAGGGATCGTCATCGCCGCCAGCAACCTGGGCAAGTTCAAGACCATCTTCCAGTTGGTCGCCATCATCGGGCTTTTGCTGCACTATGACTACCACTGGTTCTTCGGCATCGACCATCCGCTTCTGATAGTCAACATGCACAACGTCGGCATGTTCTATCTCTGGATCGCGACCGTCATAACCATCTGGAGCGGCGTCGATTACCTGAACAAATTCGTGAGAGTGATAGCCAAATAA